DNA from Mycolicibacterium alvei:
CAGCCGGCATACCGGTGTGATGTTCGCCGACCGGGACGGCCGCCGGTCGGCGCCTGCCGGTCAGAGCCGGTCCATCTCCCGCGCCATCAGGCTGTTCTCCAGATAGCTGCACCGCGGCGGGTAGTAGGGCGCGTGCCGCCGGTCGGCAAGGGCGTGCCAGCGTTCGGCAACCGATGACATCGCGTGCGACATCGCCGCGATGACATGGTGGTCCCTGTGGCTGCCCGCTGCGGCGGCGGTGCCGAACAGCACCTGCTGTTCGGTGATGAGCACTGGCTCGTGCGTGTGCCGGCGCATCGTGGTCTGTCGCGGGGCTTCGCGTCTGATGGCGGAAACCTGGTGGAAAACGCTCATGTCGAAACTTCCTCTGAACCAAGCGCCGTACTGTCGAGCGCTCTCATGCAGAAAAAGTACGACTGACCCAGGTCAATGTTCACGCGTAGTGCACTACCTCAATAGGGGGCATCTGCGGCCGAACGTCCTTTTACAGGACCGGTTCTCACGGCGGCCGGATGGACGAGGACGGGCGATTTGTAAAGCCCGACACGCGGGATGCCATCGGCCGATGGCATCGCGGCCGGATGTTCCCCGCGCAACCAGCCTCGCGCACAGGACAATTCGACGACCCATGAGTTCCGGTGCGCCCGCCCGCCCCGCGACGTGATCGCGGTGCCGAACCGTGCACCGGTAAATGCCGCCCGAATCCCAGTGACGGCGATAGCGTGGGGACTCGTCGTTTCGTATCTGGATAGGAGACTGGACGATGAGAGCCGAATCCGCGTCGGGCGAGGATATCGCCGGAATCATCCGGTCCCCGCAACGGCTACTGGCCGTCGTGGTGGTATTGCTGGTCGGGATATTCGGGGCCGCGATGCTGGCGCCGGCCCGAGCCGCCGCCGATGGCGAGACCTACATCGTCGCTACCGACATCACCTTCGCGCCGTTCGAATTCCAGGACGCGGAAGGCAAATTCGTCGGGATCGACATCGACCTCCTGAACGAGATCGCGGCGAACCAGAAGTTCAACGTCACGGTCAAGCCGTTGGGCTTCGACGCCGCGCTGCAGGCCGTTCAGGCCAATCAGGCCGACGGCGTGATTGCCGGCATGTCGATCACCGATGCGCGCAAGAAGGTGTTCGACTTCTCCGACCCGTACTTCGAGTCCGGCGTGCAGATGGCTGTGCTGGAGGACAACGAGGACATCAAGTCCTACGAAGATCTGCGTGGGAAGCGCGTCGCGGTCAAGAACGGCACCCAGGGGGCCGAGTTCGCCGAGTCGATCAAGGACAAGTACGGCTTCTCCACCGTCTACTTCGCAGATTCGGCCTCGATGTTCGAGGAAGTGAAGACCGGCAATTCGCAGGCGGTCTTCGAGGACTACCCGGTGCTGAACTACAACATCCAGCAGGGCAGCGGATTCAAGACCGTGACGCCGAAGGAGAAGGGTGCCAGCTACGGCTTCGCGGTCAACAAGGGCCGCAACGCTGAACTGCTGAGCAAGTTCAACGCCGGCCTCAAGGAACTCAAGCAGTCCGGTCGCTATGACGAGATCGTCGAGAAGTACCTCGGCGAGGGCGCCGTCGAGTCCGACAACTCCTTCATCGGACTGCTCAAGAGCACCTTCCCGATCCTGATGGTCGGCCTGAAGATGACGCTCATCCTGACGGTCGTCTCGATCGCCATCGCGCTGGTGCTCGGCGTCATCTTCGGGCTGATGCGGGTATCGCGGTCGATCGTGCTGCGCGCCGTCGGGACCACCTTCGTCGATGTCTTCCGAGGCACGCCACTTCTGGTGCAGGCCTTCTTCATCTACTTCGGCATCCCGGCGGCGCTGGGCTTCCAGATGTCGGCGCTGACCGCGGGCATCATCACCCTCTCGCTCAATGCCGGTGCGTACATGACCGAGATCGTGCGCGG
Protein-coding regions in this window:
- a CDS encoding amino acid ABC transporter substrate-binding protein/permease — protein: MLAPARAAADGETYIVATDITFAPFEFQDAEGKFVGIDIDLLNEIAANQKFNVTVKPLGFDAALQAVQANQADGVIAGMSITDARKKVFDFSDPYFESGVQMAVLEDNEDIKSYEDLRGKRVAVKNGTQGAEFAESIKDKYGFSTVYFADSASMFEEVKTGNSQAVFEDYPVLNYNIQQGSGFKTVTPKEKGASYGFAVNKGRNAELLSKFNAGLKELKQSGRYDEIVEKYLGEGAVESDNSFIGLLKSTFPILMVGLKMTLILTVVSIAIALVLGVIFGLMRVSRSIVLRAVGTTFVDVFRGTPLLVQAFFIYFGIPAALGFQMSALTAGIITLSLNAGAYMTEIVRGGIQAVDKGQMEAARSLGIGYLPTMRKVILPQAIRTMVPSYINQFVITLKDTSILSVIGIAELTQTGRIIIARNFQSFYMWLIIGIIYFVVIMALTKFSDRLEKRITK